TCTGCCAGTGGGGCAGCCGGGGAATGGCCGAGGCCGGTTTCACCTACAAGGAAATCATCAACCACTACTACCCCGGCGCCGGAATCGCCCAGTGGGACGCCCTGTGGCCCATGGAGCCCCGGCCGACGAGCTGACGAATCATGTTTTTCGATAAGACCTACGAGGTCCCAACCAAGGGCGAGGGCGACGTCATAGACCTCACGCCGCTCTTGGAGCGCTTCCTCTCCGAATCGAGCGTGAGCGACGGCGTCTGTGTCATCGCCGCCACGGGTTCCACCTACGCCGTCACCACGGTGGAGCACGAGCCGGGGCTGGTGGAGGATTTTAGCCGGGTGATGCAGGAGCTCGTCCCCCGGGGTCCGGTGTACGCCCACGACGCGCGCGCGGCTGACGGCAACGGCTACGCCCACGTCCGGGCGAGCCTGGTGGGCCCCTCGGTGAGCTTCGCCGTGGTCGGCGGGAAGCCGCGGTTGGGGACCTGGCAGCAGCCGGTCCTGCTGGATTTCGACAACCGTCCCCGGACGCGCCGGGTGAGCTTTTGCATCGCCGGTTGACGGTAATAGGCGACAAGGGGTTTTGCCGGGGCATAGCTCGCTTCGCTCGGTTAAACCCCTTGCCTCCCCCGACCCGGCTTCGTAAGAAAAACCGGTGGCGGAATCACCCGCCGCTTTCCACGGGAGAAACCCATGCCCTTCGACATCGCCTGCTCGTTGACCATCGCCTTCTACGAAAAGCACTCCAAGCCCGACGAAAAACCGGATGACTACATCAAGACCTACAAGTATTTCCTCCAGGAAGTGAACCTCCTCTTCGAGGAATACGGGTACTTCGGCGACGAGGAGTAGGTCCCCGGTCAAAATTTCAGGCCGGTCGTCCCCGGCCGAGTAGCGGGCTTACCGGGACCTCCGGCAAAACGGAGCGAACCGAGCGTAGCGAGCTACGCCCCCGGCGAACCGAAGTGATGCCCCCGGCAAAAATTCCCATTTACCGCTTGACAGTGGGTCCCTAAAAGCCTAGTATCCCTATTGGGATTTATCCGTTAGCGGGGGCTGCAAGACCGGGGATTCCACGGATCGTGCATCC
Above is a genomic segment from bacterium containing:
- a CDS encoding secondary thiamine-phosphate synthase enzyme YjbQ, translating into MFFDKTYEVPTKGEGDVIDLTPLLERFLSESSVSDGVCVIAATGSTYAVTTVEHEPGLVEDFSRVMQELVPRGPVYAHDARAADGNGYAHVRASLVGPSVSFAVVGGKPRLGTWQQPVLLDFDNRPRTRRVSFCIAG